A portion of the Clostridium gelidum genome contains these proteins:
- a CDS encoding sensor histidine kinase, with translation MDYNSIAQIVGVLPDYLTLPLLYIIRYYFYKKFLGFKKEIWTYIFATLLLVIFEILTNNLIPNILVMILSDILLLFTMHLICQGNLIIKLYAIVVENIILLLVNLIFLPFELWVNPIINNIDMSFKQRMLINFTHNTILDILNYIILYMLLKRVTYYLNLKDKFLNVSQSIYLLLPCLSGYGLALIFYLIQEVKIDNKIYYLPNIAPKVYYIILPFICFLFLISIPISACTFKNMIESEENKHKNIIIKQQFALQLNHIKNIDSIYLGIRKVIHDMNNHISCLKNLADNNNLDEIKKYLHNISKTVGKLDFEIKTGNPISDAIINEKFNISQTEGINFISDFILPPKIFLESIDLCVILSNALDNSIEACRKVTNSDIEKKISIKSYIRGLYLIIEISNSSMEKLMYIDNKIISSKSNIENHGIGLSNIEDVVKKYNGVLDVIEEKNYITLSIMIKVN, from the coding sequence ATGGATTATAATTCAATTGCTCAAATTGTCGGAGTTTTACCAGATTACTTAACTTTACCTCTATTATACATAATTAGATATTACTTTTATAAGAAATTCTTAGGCTTTAAAAAGGAAATTTGGACTTATATTTTCGCCACATTGCTTTTAGTTATATTTGAAATTTTAACTAATAATTTAATACCTAATATTTTAGTAATGATTTTAAGTGATATACTATTACTTTTTACGATGCACCTTATATGCCAAGGAAATCTTATAATAAAACTTTATGCTATAGTTGTTGAAAACATTATATTACTGCTTGTTAATTTGATTTTCTTGCCGTTTGAGCTTTGGGTTAATCCTATTATAAATAATATTGATATGTCATTTAAGCAACGTATGCTTATAAATTTTACACATAATACTATTCTTGATATTTTAAATTATATAATCCTATATATGTTATTAAAAAGAGTTACTTATTACTTAAATTTGAAAGATAAATTTCTTAATGTATCTCAAAGCATATATTTACTCCTTCCTTGTTTATCAGGTTATGGATTAGCCTTAATTTTTTATCTTATTCAAGAAGTTAAAATAGATAATAAAATATATTATTTACCTAATATAGCTCCAAAGGTTTATTATATAATACTACCTTTTATATGCTTTTTATTTTTAATATCTATTCCTATTAGTGCTTGTACCTTTAAAAATATGATTGAATCAGAAGAAAATAAACACAAAAATATAATTATAAAACAACAATTTGCATTGCAACTTAATCATATTAAAAATATTGATAGTATTTATTTAGGAATAAGAAAAGTAATTCATGATATGAATAATCATATTTCTTGTTTGAAAAATTTAGCTGATAATAACAATCTTGATGAAATAAAAAAGTATTTACATAATATTAGTAAAACTGTAGGTAAATTAGACTTCGAAATTAAAACTGGAAATCCAATAAGTGATGCAATCATTAATGAAAAGTTTAATATTTCACAAACTGAAGGAATAAACTTTATATCTGATTTTATTCTTCCACCAAAGATTTTTTTAGAATCTATTGATTTATGTGTAATTTTAAGTAATGCTCTAGACAACTCTATCGAAGCTTGCAGAAAAGTCACTAATTCTGATATTGAAAAAAAGATATCCATAAAATCTTATATAAGAGGCTTATATTTAATAATTGAAATATCTAATTCTAGTATGGAAAAGCTTATGTATATTGATAATAAAATTATAAGTAGTAAATCTAATATAGAGAATCATGGTATTGGACTTTCAAATATAGAAGATGTAGTAAAAAAATATAATGGAGTTCTTGATGTAATAGAAGAAAAAAATTATATTACTCTCTCTATAATGATTAAAGTTAATTAA
- a CDS encoding [FeFe] hydrogenase, group A has protein sequence MVKFKIDNIEVEVKEGTTILDAAALIGIPIPSLCYLKGINEIGACRVCVVEVKGKDKLLPACNNIAEDGMEIFTNSPRVRETRRTNVELILSQHDCNCAFCIRSGNCNLQEVSNDLGIIKLNYDKKVEPYIWNESFPLIRDAGKCIKCMRCIQVCDKIQSLNIWDVANTGSRTTVDVSHNRKIKNSDCSLCGQCITHCPVGALRERDDTEKAFSALANPDKITVVQIAPAVRAAWGESLGLSREEATVERLVAALRRMGFNYIFDTNFSADLTIMEEGSEFLEKLKDRENHVFPMFTSCCPGWVRFLKSQYPDMVGQLSSAKSPQQMFGAVAKSYYAKLLNVDPSKIYCISIMPCVAKKHECEIPIMNDAGAGPDVDLVLTTREVDRMIRAEHIIPKDLKGEAFDMPLGVGSGAGVIFGATGGVMEAALRSAYFLATGTNPDPDAFKEVRGMAGWKEKTFEITGIPIKVAIVSGLGNTRKLIRAIRSGKVNYDFVEVMACPGGCSGGGGQPICDGLELAKVRADNLYGLDKKSTLRFSHENPSIIKLYADYMEKPLSHKSHKLLHTDHSAWNMPLSPRREMDDEE, from the coding sequence ATGGTAAAATTTAAAATTGATAATATTGAAGTAGAAGTAAAAGAAGGTACTACCATTTTAGATGCAGCAGCACTTATTGGCATCCCTATCCCAAGTCTTTGCTATTTGAAAGGAATTAATGAAATAGGTGCATGCCGTGTGTGTGTTGTTGAAGTAAAAGGGAAAGATAAATTACTGCCTGCTTGTAATAACATTGCAGAAGATGGCATGGAGATATTTACAAATAGTCCTAGGGTTCGTGAAACTCGCAGAACAAATGTGGAGCTTATTTTATCGCAGCATGATTGTAATTGCGCATTCTGTATAAGAAGTGGTAATTGTAATTTGCAAGAAGTTTCTAATGATTTAGGAATAATAAAATTAAATTATGATAAAAAGGTTGAACCATACATATGGAATGAAAGTTTTCCATTAATACGTGATGCTGGAAAATGTATTAAATGTATGCGTTGTATTCAAGTCTGTGATAAAATACAAAGTCTTAATATTTGGGATGTTGCAAACACTGGTTCGAGAACTACAGTAGACGTTTCACATAATAGAAAAATTAAAAATTCAGATTGTTCATTATGTGGGCAATGTATTACTCATTGTCCTGTAGGAGCTCTTCGAGAAAGAGATGATACAGAAAAGGCTTTTTCAGCTTTAGCAAACCCAGATAAGATTACAGTAGTACAAATTGCACCTGCGGTTCGTGCAGCTTGGGGAGAATCTCTTGGACTTTCTCGCGAGGAAGCAACCGTAGAACGCCTTGTTGCAGCGCTTAGACGAATGGGTTTTAATTATATATTTGATACAAATTTTAGTGCAGACCTTACTATTATGGAAGAGGGAAGTGAGTTTTTAGAAAAACTAAAGGACAGAGAAAACCATGTATTCCCTATGTTTACATCATGTTGTCCAGGTTGGGTGCGTTTCTTGAAATCACAATATCCTGACATGGTAGGCCAACTTTCAAGTGCAAAATCACCACAACAAATGTTTGGAGCTGTTGCAAAGAGTTATTATGCTAAGCTTCTAAATGTAGATCCATCAAAGATTTATTGTATTTCAATTATGCCATGTGTAGCTAAAAAGCATGAATGTGAAATTCCTATTATGAATGATGCGGGAGCAGGACCAGATGTTGATTTAGTTCTTACAACACGTGAAGTTGATAGGATGATACGAGCAGAGCATATTATTCCAAAGGATTTAAAAGGAGAAGCATTTGATATGCCTCTTGGAGTTGGATCAGGTGCAGGTGTAATTTTTGGTGCTACAGGAGGAGTTATGGAAGCAGCGCTTAGATCAGCATACTTTTTAGCTACAGGTACAAATCCAGATCCAGATGCATTTAAAGAAGTACGCGGCATGGCTGGATGGAAGGAAAAAACTTTTGAAATCACAGGAATTCCTATAAAAGTGGCAATAGTAAGTGGACTTGGAAATACTCGAAAATTAATTAGAGCAATAAGATCAGGAAAGGTTAACTATGATTTTGTAGAAGTTATGGCATGTCCTGGTGGATGCTCAGGTGGTGGTGGACAGCCAATTTGTGATGGCTTAGAACTAGCAAAGGTACGTGCAGATAATTTATATGGACTTGATAAAAAGTCTACACTTAGATTTTCACATGAGAATCCTTCTATAATAAAACTTTATGCTGATTATATGGAAAAACCACTATCACATAAATCACACAAATTACTTCATACTGACCATAGTGCATGGAATATGCCTTTATCTCCGAGACGAGAAATGGATGATGAAGAGTAG
- a CDS encoding ABC transporter substrate-binding protein, producing the protein MGKNKQIVKVLVLLSVLILLFICYNQINKKHSNLQVKPSSQTAELKESLNFRITWKSYSGRGEAIKKIVASYNGLNQTPYHVTVIDGDEDLKTIETLLSTSNTPESSTNVATSSTIDIYMLPYRYVQYFGYKNKLDNLTQDFTVEKEYFFRNLWKLGIVDDNVYGIPWLGHTMGLIYNQNLLKKAGVDPDQIKDLNSLVAACEKVEKSTAAKGIGLVGAEHNDVSWMVNQFIYGFGGSLVSEDGSKVTINSDKSKAALEFYKKILGAHAQESWKTDTGVEVMNTFRNQKIAFEIQGLWGVTDIWKSGNTFKTGVIPLESIGLYPEVGPMMVAIPTNLATQKRTAAMDFIRYLISSKGQEQIMDGEYSPEHDAYYPFRIPVRTDSAQSDIFNEYPEFAKFIGGFSNPSIDVPVPLWQNIKDEYYAPGLHLVMEDQLSIDDFLKNIEKQGNKILNNKN; encoded by the coding sequence TTGGGTAAAAATAAACAAATTGTAAAGGTTTTAGTTCTTTTATCTGTTCTTATATTGCTTTTTATTTGTTACAATCAGATTAATAAGAAGCACTCCAATTTACAAGTTAAACCGTCATCCCAAACAGCAGAATTGAAGGAATCCTTAAACTTCCGTATTACTTGGAAGTCTTATTCAGGTCGTGGTGAAGCTATAAAAAAAATCGTAGCAAGTTATAATGGACTTAATCAGACGCCTTATCACGTTACAGTCATTGATGGTGATGAAGATTTGAAAACCATCGAAACCCTTCTAAGTACAAGCAATACCCCTGAATCATCTACAAATGTAGCCACATCCAGTACTATCGATATTTATATGCTTCCCTATCGTTATGTTCAATATTTCGGTTATAAAAATAAGCTAGATAATTTGACTCAAGACTTTACCGTAGAAAAAGAATATTTTTTCAGGAATTTATGGAAACTTGGTATCGTAGATGATAATGTTTATGGAATTCCTTGGTTGGGTCATACAATGGGGCTTATTTATAATCAAAATTTACTTAAAAAAGCTGGTGTTGATCCAGACCAGATCAAAGATTTGAATTCCCTTGTTGCCGCATGTGAAAAGGTTGAAAAATCTACAGCTGCAAAGGGTATAGGTCTGGTTGGTGCCGAACATAATGATGTTTCATGGATGGTAAATCAGTTTATTTATGGCTTTGGTGGTTCTCTTGTCAGCGAAGATGGTTCCAAAGTGACGATTAATTCCGATAAATCAAAGGCAGCTCTAGAATTCTATAAAAAAATTCTTGGTGCACATGCTCAAGAGAGTTGGAAAACCGATACTGGGGTTGAGGTCATGAATACCTTTAGAAATCAGAAAATTGCTTTTGAAATACAAGGTTTGTGGGGCGTGACTGATATTTGGAAAAGTGGAAATACATTTAAAACTGGTGTTATTCCTTTAGAGAGCATCGGTTTATATCCAGAAGTTGGGCCTATGATGGTTGCTATTCCTACTAATCTTGCTACTCAAAAAAGAACAGCTGCTATGGACTTCATCCGTTATCTAATATCATCAAAAGGCCAAGAGCAGATTATGGATGGCGAGTACAGTCCAGAACACGATGCTTATTATCCATTCCGGATTCCAGTACGAACAGATAGCGCTCAAAGTGATATTTTTAATGAGTATCCAGAATTCGCAAAGTTTATTGGCGGTTTTAGCAACCCAAGCATTGATGTTCCTGTCCCTTTGTGGCAGAATATTAAGGATGAATACTACGCACCGGGTCTACATTTAGTCATGGAAGATCAGCTTTCCATCGATGATTTCCTTAAAAATATTGAAAAACAAGGCAACAAAATATTAAATAACAAAAATTAG
- a CDS encoding HD-GYP domain-containing protein: MNAKILIVDDSATDRMIISNILSDCELFKACDGIEAMDILIKQDIDLIILDINMPRMNGFQVLKALRDDPVLSKIATIILTNYDETENEIKGLELGAVDYVRKPLNLESLRKRIEVHTNIRQAQKIIESHNIILEETVRERTNELVMTIDITIHALIGLLEVRDIESSNHTKRTQHMILKLSEHLSLKPEYKNILTEDYITELYNTSPLHDIGKVGIPDSILLKPGKLDTDEFEIMKKHTTFGIEALSYNSHVENIPSFIRTAIDVAGTHHERYDGYGYPYGLKGTMIPLAGRLMAIVDVYDALTSKRVYKPAFNHEYALDIIKSESGKQFDPELVSAFMEIEQEIKKISMHFTQNNKEG, encoded by the coding sequence ATGAATGCAAAAATTTTGATTGTTGATGATTCTGCAACAGATCGAATGATTATCAGCAATATACTGAGTGATTGTGAATTATTTAAGGCTTGTGATGGAATTGAAGCCATGGATATCTTGATAAAACAAGATATTGATTTGATTATTTTAGATATAAATATGCCTAGGATGAATGGGTTCCAAGTGCTGAAAGCACTAAGAGATGATCCTGTTCTCAGTAAGATTGCAACTATAATTTTAACTAACTATGACGAAACAGAGAATGAGATAAAAGGGTTAGAATTAGGTGCTGTAGATTACGTTCGAAAACCCTTAAACCTAGAATCCCTTCGCAAAAGAATCGAAGTTCATACTAATATTCGACAAGCACAAAAAATCATTGAATCTCACAACATAATATTAGAAGAAACTGTCCGTGAAAGAACAAATGAACTTGTTATGACTATAGATATAACTATTCACGCTTTAATAGGTCTCTTGGAGGTTCGAGATATTGAATCGAGCAATCACACTAAGAGAACTCAACATATGATATTAAAATTGAGTGAACACCTATCTTTGAAGCCTGAATATAAAAACATTTTAACAGAAGACTATATTACTGAACTCTATAATACCTCTCCACTACATGATATCGGGAAAGTTGGAATTCCTGACAGCATTTTACTAAAACCAGGAAAGTTGGATACAGATGAGTTTGAAATTATGAAAAAACACACTACCTTTGGTATTGAAGCTTTAAGTTATAATTCACACGTTGAGAATATCCCCTCTTTTATTAGAACGGCAATAGACGTGGCAGGTACTCACCATGAACGCTATGACGGTTACGGTTATCCTTATGGGCTGAAGGGTACCATGATTCCTCTTGCCGGTAGATTAATGGCTATTGTTGATGTATATGATGCCCTAACCAGTAAACGCGTATACAAACCGGCTTTCAATCATGAATATGCGTTAGATATTATTAAAAGTGAAAGTGGAAAGCAATTTGACCCAGAACTAGTTTCAGCTTTTATGGAGATTGAACAGGAAATTAAAAAAATTTCTATGCATTTTACGCAAAATAACAAGGAGGGATAA
- a CDS encoding NAD(P)-binding protein, with protein sequence MSRLDITTPNRAQTVVEGLYKDLERRITASPPGLCPVDMAASFLKLCHAQTCGKCVPCRVGLAQLENLLNDVLDGNATLDTIDLIEKTARVISNSADCAIGYEAANMVLKGVTGFKNDYVEHIINDRCICNLDQPVPCVALCPAGVDIPGYIALISEGRNADAVRLIRKDNPFPTACALICEHPCEARCRRNMIDDSVNIRGLKRYAVDHAGKVPVPVCAPATGKTVAVVGGGPGGLSAAYFLSLMGHQVVIYEKRSKLGGMLRYGIPNYRLPRVRLDEDIEAIISTGVKVKFGINIGRDLTMLDLKNKYDALYIAIGAHTDKKIGIEGEDSKGVISAVEMLRAIGDNNLPDFAGKTVIVIGGGNVAMDVTRSSVRLGAKKVCNVYRRRKIDMTALPDEVEGAIAEGAEILTLQAPLRIESDKDGNVVALWVKPQIIGKIDGSGRPTIVNSEEEEVRISCDVVIIAIGQGIESEYFAEYGVPVKRGTIEALSSSGIENSPGIFAGGDCVTGPATVIRAIAAGKVAAANIDNYLGYNHIISCDVEIPTARIDDRPACGRVNMLERDATERKNDFELIECGMTCAEANQESSRCLRCDHFGYGVFKGGRIKKW encoded by the coding sequence ATGAGTAGACTTGATATTACTACACCAAATAGGGCACAAACCGTAGTGGAAGGCCTTTATAAAGATTTAGAACGTAGAATTACTGCCAGTCCTCCGGGACTTTGCCCAGTAGATATGGCAGCTTCCTTTTTAAAACTGTGTCATGCACAAACTTGTGGAAAATGTGTTCCATGCAGAGTTGGACTAGCTCAGTTAGAAAATTTACTTAATGATGTTTTAGATGGTAATGCAACACTCGATACTATTGATCTAATTGAGAAAACAGCAAGAGTAATTTCAAATTCTGCAGATTGCGCAATTGGTTATGAAGCCGCTAATATGGTACTAAAAGGTGTTACCGGTTTCAAAAATGATTATGTTGAACATATAATAAATGATAGATGTATTTGTAATTTGGATCAGCCAGTTCCATGTGTCGCATTGTGTCCTGCTGGAGTAGATATTCCTGGATATATTGCGTTAATATCTGAAGGAAGAAATGCTGATGCAGTTCGTCTTATTAGAAAGGATAATCCTTTCCCAACTGCTTGTGCGCTTATTTGTGAACATCCATGTGAGGCTAGATGTAGGCGTAATATGATAGATGATTCAGTAAATATTCGTGGTCTTAAGCGTTATGCTGTTGATCATGCAGGAAAAGTGCCAGTACCAGTCTGTGCCCCAGCTACTGGTAAGACTGTTGCAGTTGTTGGAGGGGGACCTGGAGGATTAAGTGCTGCATATTTTCTTTCTCTTATGGGGCATCAAGTAGTAATTTACGAAAAACGTTCTAAACTAGGGGGTATGCTTCGCTATGGCATTCCAAATTATCGTCTTCCAAGAGTAAGACTCGATGAAGATATTGAAGCTATTATTTCTACTGGCGTAAAAGTAAAATTTGGTATTAATATTGGTCGTGATCTTACTATGTTAGACCTTAAAAATAAATATGATGCACTTTATATTGCTATTGGTGCACATACAGACAAAAAAATAGGTATAGAGGGAGAAGATAGTAAAGGTGTTATTTCAGCAGTAGAAATGTTACGTGCTATTGGAGATAATAATCTACCAGATTTTGCAGGAAAAACAGTTATAGTAATCGGTGGTGGAAATGTAGCCATGGATGTCACAAGATCTTCGGTACGTCTTGGTGCAAAAAAAGTATGTAATGTATATAGACGCAGAAAGATTGATATGACAGCACTTCCTGATGAAGTAGAAGGCGCTATTGCTGAAGGTGCTGAAATATTAACACTTCAAGCACCACTACGAATTGAAAGTGACAAGGATGGCAATGTTGTAGCGTTATGGGTAAAACCTCAAATAATTGGAAAGATTGATGGAAGCGGTCGTCCTACAATAGTAAATTCAGAAGAAGAAGAAGTGCGAATTTCATGTGATGTAGTCATTATAGCAATTGGTCAAGGTATAGAATCTGAATATTTTGCTGAATATGGTGTACCAGTAAAAAGGGGTACTATTGAGGCATTAAGTTCTAGTGGTATTGAAAATAGTCCTGGAATATTTGCAGGTGGTGATTGTGTAACTGGTCCAGCTACTGTTATTCGTGCAATTGCAGCAGGTAAAGTAGCAGCTGCAAATATTGATAACTATCTAGGCTATAATCATATTATAAGTTGCGATGTTGAAATTCCAACTGCAAGAATTGATGATAGACCAGCATGTGGTAGAGTCAATATGCTAGAGCGAGATGCAACTGAGCGTAAAAATGATTTTGAACTTATAGAATGTGGAATGACATGTGCAGAGGCAAATCAAGAATCTTCTAGATGTCTTAGATGTGATCATTTTGGATATGGAGTATTTAAGGGTGGGAGGATAAAAAAATGGTAA
- a CDS encoding ATP-binding protein — MKRFIVIIMFLVVLAPIKASANDTTSIPIKFTAEEQAFIKEHPTLQLGVDPEFIPYEFIDSDGQYKGIANDYIQLLSQRIGMKMMIEPDKTWSEAYEMGVEKKVDVLPCISKTTERQQYFLFSDPYFAFQRVTVVQENNTTIKSLEDLKYTTVAVQRNSSHHSYLKNIPEINLSLYDSVEKALVAVSKGDETSFVGNLATSAYLIKSSGLTGLKYVSLDTEDQQSLYFAVRNDYPLLVSIINKGLASITEEEKMVIRDKWIGLENHIDYSNIIKTAAIAGSIIIIIFVVSIYWIIRLNKEISKRILIQDELNRAKIEAEIANRVKSTFLARMSHEIRTPLNAITGMAYLIKKSDITLSQKMYVDKITQAAHNMLSIINDILDFSKIEAGKVEIEDISFNLDKVIQQVISIISFRIEEQGIGFALTKEPQIPVHFIGDPKRIEQILLNLLSNAVKFTKDGEVSLGIRLIAQEGERYHLEFAVKDTGIGMSEDQIAQLFMPFSQADSSITRRFGGTGLGLSIVKSLVEMMNGEIHIYSAASKGSTFVIKLPLMIDAFQDFEEKKKVASFYVQNVRTLVLAKNDNLINLMQTYLVSFGIHAEFTKSPSNVQQLLRSVPTAGKIPFNLLIVDYDILAEQSFDFAKNILDDSKIISNPKIIMLIPLMREDLFEKIESSDLNLGITKPIIPSVLFDGIQEIFKKNDLESSLSIPVYIKSEEKKATKNYTVLVVEDNKTNQFIAKSILEPVGVNVILTDNGEEGVTYYTNHASDIDLILMDLHMPVLNGYDATLQIRMNDENVPIVAMTADAITGIEEQCKRVGINYYISKPFEPDKFIDTILEILDQHEGSALDSEKDAQVEITKEVETVQQTLPLINQDDALKLLGQNVQLYHMVLKEYIQENVSTCEDLDLEIQKSNYLQAAQIVHKAKGSSGNVGAKEVYKIAVVLQKALENNQQDEISKFYPEFNKLLNQSLAEIEEILKE; from the coding sequence TTGAAGCGGTTTATCGTAATAATTATGTTTTTGGTTGTGCTTGCACCCATTAAAGCTTCTGCAAACGATACTACTTCCATCCCAATAAAGTTCACTGCAGAAGAACAAGCCTTTATTAAGGAACACCCTACGTTACAGCTAGGAGTCGACCCTGAGTTTATCCCTTATGAATTTATTGATAGTGATGGCCAGTACAAAGGTATAGCCAATGACTATATCCAATTACTGAGTCAAAGAATCGGTATGAAGATGATGATAGAGCCAGATAAAACATGGTCGGAAGCCTATGAAATGGGCGTAGAAAAAAAAGTAGACGTTTTACCCTGCATTTCAAAGACTACAGAACGTCAACAATATTTTCTTTTCTCAGATCCTTATTTTGCTTTTCAACGTGTGACTGTCGTTCAGGAAAATAATACAACTATAAAGAGCTTGGAAGACCTAAAATATACAACAGTAGCTGTCCAGAGGAACAGCTCTCACCATAGTTACTTGAAGAATATCCCTGAAATAAACTTGAGTTTGTATGATTCCGTGGAAAAAGCGCTCGTAGCAGTTTCTAAAGGTGATGAAACATCCTTCGTTGGTAATCTAGCAACCTCAGCTTATCTCATCAAATCCTCTGGACTGACTGGACTTAAATATGTATCTCTTGATACGGAAGATCAACAATCTCTTTATTTTGCTGTACGTAACGACTATCCCCTCCTTGTAAGCATAATTAACAAGGGGTTAGCCAGCATAACTGAAGAAGAAAAGATGGTAATACGGGATAAATGGATTGGTCTTGAAAACCATATTGATTATAGTAATATTATTAAGACTGCTGCTATAGCTGGTAGCATTATTATCATTATTTTTGTTGTTTCTATCTATTGGATTATACGTTTGAATAAAGAAATCTCAAAACGGATCTTGATTCAGGATGAACTGAACCGCGCAAAAATTGAGGCAGAAATCGCCAACCGAGTAAAATCTACTTTTTTAGCACGAATGTCCCATGAAATCAGAACTCCTCTCAATGCTATTACTGGTATGGCCTATTTAATCAAAAAAAGTGACATCACTCTTTCACAAAAGATGTATGTGGATAAAATCACCCAAGCTGCTCATAATATGCTCAGCATTATTAATGACATTTTAGACTTTTCAAAAATTGAAGCAGGCAAAGTAGAAATTGAAGACATCTCCTTTAATTTAGATAAGGTGATTCAACAGGTGATTAGTATCATTTCTTTTAGAATTGAAGAACAAGGTATCGGGTTTGCATTGACCAAAGAACCTCAAATACCTGTTCATTTTATTGGTGATCCTAAACGAATTGAGCAGATACTTCTTAATCTACTAAGCAATGCAGTCAAATTTACAAAAGATGGAGAGGTTTCTCTTGGTATACGTCTCATTGCACAAGAAGGTGAACGCTATCATCTAGAATTTGCAGTGAAAGATACTGGAATTGGTATGTCTGAAGATCAAATTGCTCAATTATTTATGCCCTTTTCCCAAGCAGACTCCAGCATCACTCGACGCTTTGGCGGAACTGGTCTTGGTTTATCAATCGTAAAGAGTCTTGTAGAGATGATGAACGGTGAAATTCATATATATAGTGCCGCAAGTAAAGGTTCGACCTTCGTCATTAAATTACCACTTATGATAGATGCATTCCAAGACTTTGAGGAAAAGAAAAAAGTAGCTTCATTTTATGTACAAAACGTACGAACCCTAGTTCTAGCGAAAAATGATAACTTAATAAATTTAATGCAGACATATTTAGTTAGTTTTGGTATTCATGCTGAATTTACCAAATCACCGTCTAATGTGCAACAATTGCTACGATCAGTCCCTACTGCTGGAAAAATTCCTTTTAATTTGCTCATTGTGGATTATGATATTTTAGCAGAACAAAGTTTTGACTTTGCAAAAAATATTTTAGACGATTCTAAAATCATCTCAAATCCAAAAATTATTATGCTCATTCCATTGATGCGAGAGGATCTTTTTGAGAAAATTGAATCTTCTGATTTGAATCTTGGAATAACAAAACCGATTATCCCGTCTGTCTTATTTGATGGGATTCAGGAAATTTTCAAAAAAAATGACTTAGAAAGCAGCTTATCTATTCCTGTTTATATTAAAAGCGAAGAGAAAAAAGCAACTAAAAATTATACTGTTTTGGTTGTAGAGGACAATAAAACCAATCAATTTATAGCTAAGTCCATATTAGAACCAGTCGGTGTTAATGTTATTCTCACTGATAACGGTGAAGAAGGCGTCACATATTACACAAATCATGCATCTGATATTGACCTAATTCTCATGGATTTACACATGCCGGTTTTAAACGGTTATGACGCCACACTGCAGATTAGGATGAATGATGAAAATGTTCCTATTGTTGCTATGACCGCCGATGCTATCACTGGTATTGAAGAACAGTGTAAAAGGGTGGGAATTAATTACTATATAAGTAAACCTTTCGAACCAGATAAATTCATCGATACAATTCTGGAAATATTGGATCAACATGAAGGTTCAGCATTAGATTCTGAAAAAGATGCACAAGTGGAAATAACAAAAGAAGTTGAAACCGTACAACAAACTCTACCACTAATTAATCAAGATGATGCATTAAAACTCTTGGGACAAAATGTTCAACTCTACCATATGGTATTGAAAGAGTATATCCAGGAAAATGTATCTACCTGCGAGGATCTTGATTTAGAAATTCAGAAAAGTAATTATTTACAGGCAGCTCAAATCGTGCATAAAGCTAAGGGCAGTTCGGGAAATGTCGGTGCAAAGGAAGTGTACAAAATTGCTGTCGTTCTCCAAAAGGCTCTAGAAAACAATCAACAAGATGAAATATCGAAATTCTATCCCGAATTTAATAAGCTATTAAATCAAAGTTTAGCAGAAATCGAAGAAATATTGAAAGAATAA